CCGCTCGGCGGCACGCGATCGCATGCACAGCATGTTGCATCAGGTGGGTCTGGCAGGGCTCGAGCAGCGCTACCCCGCAGAGCTTTCGGGAGGCGAACAGCAGCGTCTCGCCATAGCCCGCGCGCTCGTGCACGATCCAACCGCCGTGCTGCTGGATGAGCCGCTGGCCAACCTGGATCTGGTGACCAGGCACGAGCTGCTTGCCCTGTTGCGCGACCTGTTCGGGCGGCACGGGACGACGGTCGTACATGTCACGCACGATCCGCAGGAGGCTCGGACGCTGGCCTCGAAGGTCGTGATTCTCGAACGAGGTCGGGTAGCCCAGGTGGGAGCACCAAACGACCCCGCAACAAGCGCCTCGGCCTTCGGACGAGCCGTGGCGAACGCGCTGCGACCCGACAAGTGCTGAACTCGAGGCTAGGGAGCAGTTGACCTGAGCCGAGTGGCGCGTTTCAGATGGCCAGGACGAACGTGGGACGGCAGGTGGTGAACGCTGCGTGGGCGTGGACGTGGACGTAGCCAGACCAATAGACCTCATCCGTGCCCTGTAGGGTCCCGGACCGAGCTTGTGATCCGCGGTACCAGGACCGTGCCACCGCTTGATTTCGCTCCTCCTTGGAACGATACTTTGGCCTTGTGTCGGCTCCGACCAACTTGGGAGCCGCCCGTGCCGGCCCGAGCACGATGGCGGGGGGGGACGATGTGACGATGTGTCGCATGTAGGGCGAGAAGCCGGAACAGTGCGCCGGACAACGAACGAACGCATGCAAGGCTCGGCGGCCAGCCGTCCGAGCGCTGAGGCACCTTGATGGACGGAGCGTATCTCAAGAAAGAGCTGTACGACATGGTCCGACGCGATCCGACCATCTTCGAATTCATCCAGGCCGGTTCGCTCGACGGCATCTGGTACTGGGATCTCGAAAACACCGAAAACGAGTGGATGAGCCCTCGGTTCTGGCAGGTATTCGGATACGACCCCGCGGAGAAAAAGCACCTGACCTCGGAATGGCAGAGCATGATCCACCCGGACGACCTGAAGCTCGCCCTCGAGAACTTCCGCAAGCACTGCGACGATCCCGACCACCCCTACGACCAGACGGTCCGGTACCGCCATAAGGACGGTTCCACGGTGTGGGTCCGATGCCGGGGTCTCGTGATTCGCGACAGCGCCGGGAAACCGATCCGCATGCTCGGCGCGCATACCGAAGTCACGAAGCGAGAGCAAACGTTGCAGGCGCTTCGTGCCAGCGAAGAGCGACTCGCCCACGCCCAGGACGCCACCTCACTTGGCATGTTCGACTGGGATATCCGATCCGACAACGCGGAATGCACGGACCGCTATTTCGCGCTCTTTGGCCTGCCGCCTTCGGACCGCATGCCATCGGAAAAACAATGGCTCGAGATGGTGCACCCCTGCGATCGCGAGCGGGTCGCCGCAGAGCTGCGGCAGTCTCTGAGCGAGCGTACACCCTACGACACCGAATACCGGGTGGTGTGGCCGGACGGATCGGTGCACTGGGTGGGCTGCAAAGCGAAACTCTTCGCCGACGATCGAGGGCCGTACCGCATGATCGGGACGCTGGCTGACATCACGGCGCGAAAACAGGCTGAGATCGAGCTCCATCGAAAGCGCCGTGAGCTGGAGACTGCCATCGCGCAGCTGGAGAGCTTCAGCTACTCCGTTTCGCATGACCTGCGAGCGCCGCTACGGGCCATCGATGGTTTTGCCACCGCTTTGCTGGAAGATCACAGCGACGCGATGGACAGCGAGGGAAATCGCCTGCTACAGATCATCGTCAGGAATACGAAGAAGATGGGTCAGCTGATCGATGACCTGTTGGCGTTCTCGCGCATGAGCCGCCGTGCGGTGGAGCCAGGACGCGTCAATATGCACGCCCTGGCACGCGCCGCGTACGAGCACACGATGTCGC
This Pseudomonadota bacterium DNA region includes the following protein-coding sequences:
- a CDS encoding ATP-binding cassette domain-containing protein, with amino-acid sequence MTAVLALDGVSARRGSARVIEDVTLSISAGEVVALLGPSGSGKSTLLRLLLGLTLPERGIVRVRGSVASAAGKLRIAPEMRNIAVVFQDLALWPHLTALGNLRFVLEPKKLPRSAARDRMHSMLHQVGLAGLEQRYPAELSGGEQQRLAIARALVHDPTAVLLDEPLANLDLVTRHELLALLRDLFGRHGTTVVHVTHDPQEARTLASKVVILERGRVAQVGAPNDPATSASAFGRAVANALRPDKC
- a CDS encoding PAS domain-containing protein gives rise to the protein MDGAYLKKELYDMVRRDPTIFEFIQAGSLDGIWYWDLENTENEWMSPRFWQVFGYDPAEKKHLTSEWQSMIHPDDLKLALENFRKHCDDPDHPYDQTVRYRHKDGSTVWVRCRGLVIRDSAGKPIRMLGAHTEVTKREQTLQALRASEERLAHAQDATSLGMFDWDIRSDNAECTDRYFALFGLPPSDRMPSEKQWLEMVHPCDRERVAAELRQSLSERTPYDTEYRVVWPDGSVHWVGCKAKLFADDRGPYRMIGTLADITARKQAEIELHRKRRELETAIAQLESFSYSVSHDLRAPLRAIDGFATALLEDHSDAMDSEGNRLLQIIVRNTKKMGQLIDDLLAFSRMSRRAVEPGRVNMHALARAAYEHTMSQEPNRRVELRLGPLPNVLGDPAMLRQVWINLLGNAVKYTRPRDRAVIEVNGASDDREARFSVRDNGVGFDTRYAHKLFGVFQRLHKERDFEGTGVGLALVQQILERHGGRIWADSEVGSGATFEFALPRGRQPDE